A stretch of the Azospirillum brasilense genome encodes the following:
- a CDS encoding pyridoxamine 5'-phosphate oxidase family protein, whose translation MSETIPSDSYPVTDRNRVKRLHERGRYDRESVHAILDGAMIAHIAYVIDGQPYCTPTAFWREGEHLYWHGSSASRMLRSQRDGLPVCLTVTHLDSLVLARSGFNHSADYRSAMCFGTARIVEEPEAKARALDAMVDRFYPGRSAELRASTAQEIKATMVVGMAIEEASAKARGKGLSDEGEDMDLPIYTARYPVVQVIGAAEPCPRLPADTPVPPGLTGFTAGRRLDELMLENHRIRFGGE comes from the coding sequence ATGTCCGAGACCATTCCGTCCGACAGCTATCCCGTCACCGACCGCAACCGGGTCAAGCGCCTGCACGAGCGGGGGCGCTACGATCGGGAATCCGTTCACGCCATCCTCGACGGCGCGATGATCGCGCACATCGCCTATGTGATCGACGGACAGCCCTACTGCACCCCCACCGCCTTCTGGCGGGAGGGCGAGCATCTCTATTGGCACGGGTCCTCGGCCAGCCGGATGCTGCGGTCGCAGCGCGACGGCCTGCCGGTATGCCTGACCGTGACGCATCTCGACAGCCTTGTGCTGGCCCGCAGCGGCTTCAACCATTCGGCCGATTATCGGTCGGCCATGTGCTTCGGCACCGCGCGCATCGTCGAGGAGCCGGAGGCCAAGGCCCGCGCGCTCGACGCCATGGTCGACCGCTTCTATCCGGGGCGCAGCGCCGAATTGCGGGCCAGCACGGCGCAGGAGATCAAGGCGACCATGGTCGTCGGCATGGCGATCGAGGAGGCGAGCGCCAAGGCCCGGGGCAAGGGCCTGTCCGATGAGGGGGAGGACATGGACCTGCCCATCTACACCGCCCGCTACCCGGTGGTTCAGGTGATCGGCGCCGCTGAACCCTGTCCGCGGCTTCCCGCCGACACGCCGGTCCCGCCGGGGCTGACGGGTTTCACCGCCGGCCGCCGGCTGGACGAGCTGATGCTGGAAAATCACCGCATCAGGTTCGGCGGGGAGTAA
- a CDS encoding DUF4112 domain-containing protein, with protein sequence MTATPFSSFRYGSAYGETAHVAARQRLEWLARMMDSAFRVPGTRITFGADAVLGLVPGFGNLATTAVSGYLIREAWRLGVPRGKLLRMVGNVAMDSVISAVPVAGNIADVFWKANRKNMAILAEHLDGHSPHGGPSYGRRRSAPYTIDGEWRRTR encoded by the coding sequence ATGACCGCTACCCCTTTTTCGTCCTTCCGTTACGGTTCCGCCTACGGCGAGACCGCGCATGTCGCCGCACGCCAGCGGCTGGAATGGCTGGCGCGCATGATGGACAGCGCCTTCCGCGTGCCGGGCACCCGGATCACCTTCGGCGCCGACGCGGTGCTGGGGCTGGTTCCCGGCTTCGGCAACCTCGCCACCACCGCGGTGTCCGGCTATCTCATCCGCGAAGCCTGGAGGCTCGGCGTGCCGCGCGGCAAGCTGCTGCGCATGGTCGGCAACGTAGCGATGGACAGCGTGATCAGCGCCGTCCCGGTCGCCGGCAACATCGCCGACGTGTTCTGGAAGGCCAACCGCAAGAACATGGCGATCCTGGCCGAGCATCTGGACGGCCATTCGCCGCATGGCGGCCCGTCCTATGGCCGCCGGCGCTCGGCACCCTACACCATCGACGGCGAGTGGCGCCGGACGCGATGA
- a CDS encoding LysR family transcriptional regulator, giving the protein MTKPVRPLSGLNDADLRLLRVFTTVVECGGFSAAEVELNISRAAISLHMADLERRLGLRLCRRGRAGFLLTDEGRLAYEAALRLFAGLESFRSEINAAHGRLRGELNIGITDNLVTMPKMRVTNALRGLKQQGPEVRVNIRMIPPNEIERGVLDGRLQVGVVPARRALPGLDRLPLYQEESLLYCGRGHPLFDAETVPDAAVEAADAVAPTEAQQVPEAAGVQRALTATATATDREGVAFLILTGCYVGFLPTHYARQWVERGAMRALLPERFHYAQEFQAVTRKGARPNLVLERFLDLLKRTE; this is encoded by the coding sequence ATGACCAAGCCCGTCCGCCCCCTGAGCGGCCTCAACGACGCCGACCTGCGCCTGCTGCGCGTCTTTACGACAGTGGTGGAGTGCGGCGGCTTTTCCGCGGCGGAGGTGGAGTTGAACATCAGCCGCGCCGCCATCAGCCTGCACATGGCCGATCTGGAGCGGCGGCTGGGGCTGCGGCTGTGCCGGCGCGGGCGGGCGGGCTTCCTGCTGACCGACGAGGGACGCCTGGCCTACGAGGCGGCGCTGCGCCTGTTCGCCGGTCTGGAGAGCTTCCGCAGCGAGATCAACGCCGCGCATGGGCGGCTGCGCGGCGAATTGAACATCGGCATCACCGACAACCTCGTCACCATGCCGAAGATGCGCGTGACCAACGCGTTGCGCGGCCTGAAGCAGCAGGGGCCGGAGGTGCGGGTGAACATCCGCATGATCCCGCCCAACGAGATCGAGCGCGGCGTGCTCGACGGACGGCTGCAGGTCGGCGTGGTCCCGGCGCGGCGCGCCCTGCCCGGCCTGGACCGTCTGCCGCTGTACCAGGAAGAATCGCTCCTCTATTGCGGGCGTGGCCACCCGCTGTTCGATGCGGAGACGGTGCCCGACGCCGCGGTGGAGGCCGCCGACGCCGTCGCACCGACCGAGGCGCAGCAGGTGCCGGAGGCGGCGGGGGTGCAGCGGGCGCTGACCGCGACCGCCACAGCGACCGACCGCGAGGGCGTGGCCTTCCTCATCCTGACCGGCTGCTACGTGGGTTTCCTGCCCACCCATTACGCGCGGCAATGGGTCGAGCGCGGGGCAATGCGCGCCCTGCTGCCGGAGCGCTTCCACTACGCCCAGGAATTCCAGGCGGTCACCAGGAAGGGCGCCCGGCCCAACCTCGTTCTGGAACGCTTTCTCGACCTGCTGAAACGGACGGAATGA
- a CDS encoding aspartate aminotransferase family protein, translating into MPPLDESQKTGTAPTAGLTREELDAHWMPFTANREFKANPRLIARAEGAWYWDSEGRKIYDSLSGLWCCGAGHSRREISEAVARQIAELDYSPAFQFGHPAAFKLAHKLASMTPAGLDHVFFVNSGSEATDTSLKMARAYWRLKGQPTKTKLIGRSKGYHGVNFGGISLGGIGGNRKLFGSGVEADHLPHTLLPQNAFAKGLPEQGAELADALEELVALHDASNIAAVIVEPLAGSAGVLPPPKGYLQRLRALCDKHNILLIFDEVITGFGRMGAAFGADAFGVVPDIMNVAKGLTNGAVPMGAVVANHEIYQTFMDNGGADYMVEFPHGYTYSAHPVACAAGLAALELFERDKLAEKAAALAPHFETVLHGLKGLRHVTDIRNYGLAGAVQIAALPGEPARRPYEIAMKCWKAGFYVRFGGDTLQFGPHFISEREDLDRLMNAVSDAIQATD; encoded by the coding sequence ATGCCGCCGTTGGATGAGAGCCAGAAGACCGGAACCGCCCCGACCGCCGGGCTGACGCGCGAGGAGTTGGACGCCCACTGGATGCCCTTCACGGCGAACCGCGAGTTCAAGGCGAACCCGCGCCTGATCGCCCGAGCCGAGGGCGCGTGGTACTGGGATTCCGAGGGGCGGAAGATCTACGACAGCCTGTCCGGCCTGTGGTGCTGCGGCGCCGGTCACAGCCGCCGCGAGATCAGCGAGGCGGTGGCCCGCCAGATCGCCGAACTGGACTACAGCCCGGCCTTCCAGTTCGGCCACCCCGCCGCCTTCAAGCTGGCGCACAAGCTGGCCTCGATGACTCCGGCCGGGCTGGACCATGTGTTCTTCGTCAATTCCGGGTCGGAGGCGACCGACACCTCGCTGAAGATGGCGCGGGCCTATTGGCGGCTGAAGGGCCAGCCGACCAAGACCAAGCTGATCGGCCGGTCCAAGGGCTACCACGGCGTCAATTTCGGCGGCATCAGCCTGGGCGGCATCGGCGGCAACCGCAAGCTGTTCGGCTCTGGCGTCGAGGCCGACCATCTGCCACACACGCTGCTGCCGCAGAACGCCTTCGCCAAGGGCCTGCCGGAGCAGGGCGCCGAACTGGCCGACGCGCTGGAGGAACTGGTCGCCCTGCACGACGCCTCCAACATCGCCGCGGTGATCGTGGAGCCGCTGGCCGGTTCCGCCGGCGTGCTGCCGCCGCCCAAGGGCTACCTGCAGCGGCTGCGCGCGCTGTGCGACAAGCACAACATCCTGCTGATCTTCGACGAGGTCATCACCGGTTTCGGCCGCATGGGGGCCGCCTTCGGCGCCGACGCCTTCGGCGTGGTCCCCGACATCATGAACGTCGCCAAGGGCCTGACCAACGGCGCGGTGCCGATGGGCGCGGTGGTCGCCAACCATGAGATCTACCAGACCTTCATGGACAACGGCGGCGCCGACTACATGGTCGAGTTCCCGCACGGCTACACCTACTCCGCCCATCCCGTGGCCTGCGCCGCCGGCCTCGCCGCGCTGGAGCTGTTCGAGCGGGACAAGCTGGCCGAGAAGGCGGCGGCGCTCGCCCCGCATTTCGAGACGGTGCTGCACGGGCTGAAGGGGCTTCGCCACGTCACCGACATCCGCAACTACGGCCTCGCCGGCGCGGTGCAGATCGCGGCCCTGCCGGGCGAGCCGGCCCGCCGGCCCTATGAGATCGCCATGAAGTGCTGGAAGGCGGGCTTCTACGTCCGCTTCGGCGGCGACACGCTGCAGTTCGGCCCGCATTTCATCAGCGAGCGCGAGGACCTCGACCGGCTGATGAACGCCGTTTCCGACGCCATCCAGGCGACCGATTGA
- a CDS encoding CoA-acylating methylmalonate-semialdehyde dehydrogenase, whose protein sequence is MTLVPHLIGGVADAPAETRSADIVNPATGETVGRVPLAGRATVESAIAAAEAAFPAWRATPPAKRARVMFRFRQLLEDNADRICAAITREHGKTLEDARGELTRGIENVEYACGIADLLKGEHSKNVGPGIDSWSEFQPLGVVAGITPFNFPAMVPLWMFPVAVACGNCFILKPSERDPSASLLVAQLAQEAGLPPGVLNVVHGDKEAVDTLLTDPRVQAVSFVGSTPVAEYVYATGTAHGKRVQALGGAKNHAIVMPDADLDNAVSAIMGAAYGSCGERCMAISVVVAVGDETADRVVAMLAEQVRGLKVGAGTGTGCDMGPLVTHAHFEKVKGFVDQGVAEGAELVVDGRGLVVPGHEGGFFLGGCLFDRVTPDMSVYREEIFGPVLCVVRVKTMQEGMDLIDAHEYGNGTCLFTRDGEAARYFTDAIKVGMVGVNVPLPVPVSYHSFGGWKRSLFGDLAAYGPDGVRFYTRRKTITQRWPAGGVREGAQFSFPSMK, encoded by the coding sequence ATGACCCTCGTTCCGCACCTCATCGGCGGGGTGGCCGACGCCCCCGCCGAGACCCGCAGCGCCGACATCGTGAACCCGGCGACGGGCGAGACCGTCGGCCGCGTCCCGCTGGCCGGCCGCGCCACCGTTGAATCGGCCATCGCCGCCGCCGAGGCGGCCTTCCCGGCGTGGCGGGCGACGCCGCCGGCCAAGCGGGCGCGGGTGATGTTCCGCTTCCGCCAATTGCTGGAGGACAACGCCGACCGCATCTGCGCGGCGATCACGCGGGAGCACGGCAAAACGCTGGAGGACGCCCGCGGCGAGTTGACCCGCGGCATCGAGAATGTCGAATACGCCTGCGGCATCGCCGACCTGCTGAAGGGCGAGCATTCCAAGAATGTCGGGCCGGGCATCGACAGCTGGTCGGAGTTCCAGCCGCTGGGCGTTGTGGCGGGCATCACGCCCTTCAACTTCCCGGCCATGGTGCCGCTGTGGATGTTTCCGGTCGCCGTGGCCTGCGGCAACTGCTTCATTCTGAAGCCGTCGGAGCGCGACCCGAGCGCCTCCCTGCTCGTCGCGCAGCTGGCGCAGGAGGCGGGGCTGCCGCCGGGGGTGCTGAACGTCGTCCACGGCGACAAGGAGGCGGTCGACACGCTGCTGACCGACCCGCGCGTCCAGGCGGTCAGCTTCGTCGGCTCCACGCCGGTCGCCGAATACGTCTACGCCACCGGCACCGCCCATGGGAAACGGGTGCAGGCGCTGGGCGGGGCCAAGAACCACGCCATCGTCATGCCCGATGCCGATCTCGACAACGCGGTCAGCGCGATCATGGGGGCGGCCTACGGCTCCTGCGGGGAGCGCTGCATGGCGATCTCCGTGGTCGTCGCGGTGGGCGACGAAACCGCCGACCGCGTGGTGGCGATGCTGGCGGAGCAGGTGCGCGGCCTGAAGGTGGGGGCGGGGACCGGCACCGGCTGCGACATGGGTCCGCTGGTCACCCACGCCCATTTCGAGAAGGTGAAGGGCTTTGTCGACCAGGGCGTCGCCGAAGGGGCGGAACTGGTGGTCGACGGCCGCGGGCTGGTGGTGCCGGGGCACGAGGGCGGCTTCTTCCTCGGCGGCTGCCTGTTCGACCGGGTGACGCCGGACATGAGCGTCTACCGGGAGGAGATCTTCGGCCCGGTCCTCTGCGTCGTTCGTGTGAAAACGATGCAGGAGGGAATGGACCTGATCGACGCCCACGAGTACGGCAACGGCACCTGCCTGTTCACCCGCGACGGCGAGGCGGCGCGCTACTTCACCGACGCGATCAAGGTCGGCATGGTCGGTGTCAACGTGCCGCTGCCGGTGCCGGTGTCCTACCACAGCTTCGGCGGCTGGAAGCGGTCGCTGTTCGGCGATCTGGCGGCCTATGGGCCGGACGGCGTGCGCTTCTACACCCGGCGCAAGACAATCACCCAGCGCTGGCCGGCGGGCGGCGTGCGCGAAGGCGCGCAGTTCTCCTTCCCATCGATGAAGTGA
- a CDS encoding GntR family transcriptional regulator, protein MPPPELTVQPLDSGATFRNQVYRRLKQAIIQMDIYDHPGDVRLDERQLSGLLGVSRTPIREALTLLEQEGLVRLEPRRGIYIVRKTKTEIIEMIIAWAALESMATRLAAERATAEDISTLWDIFRSFEEQAPSDNIQEYSDANIEFHKAIIRLSRARILETLTDNLFIHMRAIRKLSIRQDNRAEQSMHEHRDIIRALERRDGELAERLAREHTLGLAAHVERHGDFLDWLRLAEVRGPDVKAAFKDGLPLM, encoded by the coding sequence ATGCCGCCACCCGAATTGACCGTCCAGCCGCTGGATTCCGGAGCCACCTTCCGCAACCAGGTCTACCGACGGCTGAAGCAGGCCATCATCCAGATGGACATCTACGATCACCCCGGCGACGTCCGGCTGGACGAGCGCCAGCTCAGCGGCCTGCTGGGCGTCAGCCGCACCCCGATCCGCGAAGCCCTGACCCTGCTGGAGCAGGAGGGTCTGGTGCGGCTGGAGCCGCGGCGGGGGATCTACATCGTCCGCAAGACCAAGACCGAGATCATCGAGATGATCATCGCCTGGGCGGCGCTGGAAAGCATGGCGACCCGCCTCGCCGCCGAGCGCGCCACCGCGGAGGACATCAGCACGCTGTGGGACATCTTCCGCAGCTTCGAGGAGCAGGCGCCCTCCGACAACATCCAGGAATATTCCGACGCCAACATCGAGTTCCACAAGGCGATCATCCGCCTCAGCCGGGCGCGCATCCTGGAAACGCTGACCGACAACCTGTTCATCCACATGCGGGCCATCCGCAAGCTGTCGATCCGGCAGGACAACCGGGCCGAACAATCGATGCACGAGCACCGCGACATCATCCGGGCGCTGGAGCGGCGCGACGGCGAGCTGGCCGAGCGTCTGGCGCGCGAACACACGCTGGGTCTGGCCGCCCATGTCGAGCGCCACGGCGATTTCCTCGACTGGCTGCGTCTGGCCGAGGTGCGGGGCCCCGACGTGAAGGCCGCGTTCAAGGACGGCCTGCCACTGATGTAA
- a CDS encoding CBS domain-containing protein, with protein MQAKDVMTSPVITVALDTPVPDIAELLLTHRISGLPVVDRDGRAVGIISEGDLLRRVETGTDRPRARWLEMLVGRNVQATDFLKTHGRCARDVMSRPVHAVAPDTEIAEIADLMEDKRIKRAPVLVDGRPVGIISRANLLHGLLRNRRGAAGFGAAGDEAIRAALLEALEGQSWVDLNQVNIVVNDGVVQLWGMVDSEEQRRALYTAASGISGVKRVEEHLNRNRFVG; from the coding sequence ATGCAAGCGAAGGATGTCATGACATCGCCGGTCATCACGGTGGCGCTGGACACCCCCGTGCCGGACATTGCCGAACTGCTTTTGACCCATCGGATCAGCGGCTTGCCGGTGGTGGACCGGGATGGCCGCGCGGTCGGCATCATCAGCGAGGGGGACCTTCTGCGCCGGGTGGAGACGGGAACCGACCGGCCGCGCGCCCGCTGGCTGGAGATGCTGGTGGGCCGCAACGTACAGGCCACCGACTTCCTGAAGACGCACGGGCGCTGCGCGCGCGACGTCATGTCGCGCCCGGTCCACGCCGTAGCACCCGACACGGAGATCGCCGAGATCGCCGACCTGATGGAGGACAAGCGGATCAAGCGCGCCCCCGTCCTGGTCGATGGGCGCCCGGTCGGCATCATCAGCCGGGCCAACCTGCTGCACGGGCTGCTCCGCAACCGGCGCGGCGCCGCCGGCTTCGGCGCGGCCGGCGACGAGGCGATCCGAGCCGCGCTGCTGGAGGCGTTGGAGGGACAGTCCTGGGTGGACTTGAATCAGGTCAACATCGTCGTCAACGACGGGGTCGTGCAGCTCTGGGGCATGGTCGACAGCGAGGAGCAGCGCCGCGCCCTTTACACCGCGGCGAGCGGTATCAGCGGCGTGAAGCGCGTGGAGGAGCATCTGAACCGGAACCGCTTCGTCGGGTGA
- a CDS encoding TerC family protein, producing the protein MDTSDFMIALLQIIWIDILLSGDNALVIALACRSLPPKQQKIGVFLGTGAAIVLRVLFAVIIAYLLAIPYLKIIGGVLLFWIAIKLMLPTEEEEQAAHSGTSAGLWGVVRTIVIADAVMSLDNVIAIAAASHGNTVLLILGLAISIPLIVFGSTLILKAIERLPALVYAGAGLLGYIAAEVILTDPSIHSHVTESLPVLTGTAPFVAALGVMTAGFLMARSINRRRAVVETDPA; encoded by the coding sequence ATGGACACGTCCGATTTCATGATCGCTCTGCTCCAGATCATCTGGATCGACATCCTGCTGAGCGGCGACAACGCGCTCGTCATCGCGCTGGCCTGCCGCTCGCTGCCGCCGAAACAACAGAAGATCGGCGTCTTCCTCGGCACCGGGGCGGCCATCGTGCTGCGCGTGCTGTTCGCCGTCATCATCGCCTATCTGCTGGCCATCCCGTACCTGAAGATCATCGGCGGGGTGCTGCTGTTCTGGATCGCCATCAAACTGATGCTGCCCACCGAGGAGGAGGAGCAGGCGGCGCACTCCGGCACCTCCGCCGGGCTGTGGGGGGTGGTCCGCACCATCGTGATCGCCGACGCGGTGATGAGCCTCGACAACGTCATCGCCATCGCCGCCGCCTCGCACGGCAACACGGTCCTGCTGATCCTCGGGCTGGCCATCAGCATTCCGCTGATCGTCTTCGGCAGCACCCTGATCCTGAAGGCCATCGAACGGCTGCCGGCCCTGGTCTACGCCGGCGCCGGGCTGCTCGGCTACATCGCGGCGGAGGTCATCCTCACCGACCCGAGCATCCATTCCCACGTCACGGAAAGCCTGCCGGTGCTGACCGGAACGGCGCCCTTCGTCGCGGCCCTAGGCGTGATGACGGCCGGCTTCCTGATGGCCCGAAGCATCAACCGCCGCCGCGCCGTGGTGGAGACCGATCCGGCCTGA
- a CDS encoding tripartite tricarboxylate transporter permease, which translates to MEALGSLIHGFGVLADPMNIAYMFIGITLGVLIGVLPGLGGANGVAILLPLTFSMSPTSAIIMLSCIYWGALFGGAITSVLFNIPGEPWSVATTFDGHPMAQKGHAGEALTAAFTSSFFGAFVAVLLITFLAPVIAGFALRFGPAEFFAVQLLTFCSFVGMGSESPFKVLCAMMLGFALAAVGLDSVTGELRMTFGSVELLRGFDFLIAVIGLFGIGEILLTMEEGLAFKGKSAKINAKVVWETWKSLPRYWVTAIRGSIVGCWMGITPGGATPASFMSYGLAKRFSKNRQNFGNGEVEGVVAPETAAHAAGTSALLPMLTLGIPGSPTAAVLLGGLLIWGLQPGPLLFVEQKEFVWGLIASMYLGNIAGLIVVLTTVPVFASILRIPFSIIAPVIVVICAVGAYTVHNAFLDIVMMLVFGVVGYVFKKLSYPLAPLVLALVLGDMAESSFRQAMLVSQGDLAIFWSNPLVGSIVTLALVMLFWPLISALLRKRQSRQDGGTQVIPVK; encoded by the coding sequence TTGGAAGCGCTCGGGTCACTCATACACGGGTTCGGCGTGCTCGCCGACCCCATGAACATCGCCTACATGTTCATCGGCATCACGCTGGGCGTCCTGATCGGCGTGCTGCCGGGGCTGGGCGGGGCGAACGGGGTGGCGATCCTGCTGCCCCTGACCTTCAGCATGTCGCCGACCTCCGCCATCATCATGCTCTCCTGCATCTATTGGGGGGCGCTGTTCGGCGGGGCCATCACCTCGGTCCTGTTCAACATACCGGGCGAGCCATGGTCGGTGGCGACCACCTTCGACGGCCACCCCATGGCCCAGAAGGGCCACGCGGGCGAGGCCCTGACGGCGGCCTTCACCTCGTCCTTCTTCGGGGCCTTCGTGGCGGTCCTGCTCATCACCTTCCTGGCCCCGGTGATCGCCGGCTTCGCCCTGCGCTTCGGCCCGGCGGAGTTCTTCGCGGTCCAGCTATTGACCTTCTGCAGTTTCGTCGGCATGGGCAGCGAATCCCCCTTCAAGGTGCTGTGCGCCATGATGCTGGGCTTCGCGCTGGCCGCGGTCGGGCTCGACAGCGTGACCGGCGAGCTGCGCATGACCTTCGGCTCGGTGGAACTGCTGCGCGGCTTCGACTTCCTGATCGCGGTCATCGGCCTGTTCGGCATCGGCGAAATCCTCCTGACCATGGAGGAGGGGCTGGCCTTCAAGGGCAAGAGCGCGAAGATCAACGCCAAGGTCGTGTGGGAGACCTGGAAGAGCCTGCCCCGCTACTGGGTGACCGCCATCCGCGGCTCCATCGTCGGCTGCTGGATGGGCATCACGCCCGGCGGCGCCACCCCCGCCTCCTTCATGAGCTACGGCCTCGCCAAGCGCTTCTCCAAGAACCGCCAGAATTTCGGCAACGGCGAGGTGGAGGGCGTGGTCGCTCCGGAAACCGCGGCCCACGCCGCCGGCACCAGCGCGCTGCTGCCCATGCTGACTCTGGGCATCCCCGGCTCGCCCACCGCGGCGGTGCTGCTGGGCGGCCTGCTGATCTGGGGGCTCCAGCCCGGCCCGCTGCTGTTCGTCGAGCAGAAGGAGTTCGTCTGGGGCCTGATCGCCAGCATGTATCTGGGCAACATCGCCGGGCTGATCGTGGTGCTGACCACGGTGCCGGTCTTCGCCTCGATCCTGCGCATCCCCTTCAGCATCATCGCGCCGGTCATCGTGGTGATCTGCGCGGTCGGCGCCTACACCGTGCACAACGCCTTCCTCGACATCGTCATGATGCTGGTGTTCGGCGTCGTCGGCTACGTGTTCAAGAAGCTGTCCTACCCGCTGGCCCCGCTGGTTCTGGCGCTGGTGCTGGGCGACATGGCGGAGAGCTCCTTCCGGCAGGCCATGCTGGTGTCGCAGGGCGATCTGGCGATCTTCTGGTCCAACCCGCTGGTCGGCAGCATCGTCACCCTGGCGCTGGTCATGCTGTTCTGGCCGCTGATCTCCGCCCTGCTGCGCAAGCGCCAGTCCCGGCAGGACGGCGGGACCCAGGTCATCCCCGTGAAATAG
- a CDS encoding tripartite tricarboxylate transporter TctB family protein, with protein sequence MEHGTQNSDPVVSNRTMEIVVAGLFALVAIVVMADSVRVGNGWGSDGPKAGYFPFYVGLIMLVSSLATLAVNLWRHSGERTAFVEKHQLALVLQVLVPSAVFVILTAFLGIYLSAVLFIAFFMHWVGKYPLKTILPVSILVPAGLFVMFEIWFLVPLPKGPVETMFGF encoded by the coding sequence ATGGAGCATGGAACGCAGAACAGTGATCCGGTCGTCTCGAACCGGACCATGGAGATCGTCGTCGCCGGGCTGTTCGCCCTGGTCGCCATCGTGGTGATGGCCGACAGCGTCCGCGTCGGCAACGGCTGGGGGTCCGACGGGCCGAAGGCCGGCTACTTCCCCTTCTATGTCGGCCTGATCATGCTGGTCAGCAGTCTGGCCACGCTGGCCGTCAACCTCTGGCGCCACAGCGGCGAACGCACCGCCTTCGTCGAGAAGCACCAACTCGCCCTGGTTCTCCAGGTGCTGGTCCCCAGCGCCGTCTTCGTGATCCTGACCGCCTTCCTGGGCATCTATCTGTCGGCGGTGCTGTTCATCGCCTTCTTCATGCACTGGGTGGGCAAGTATCCGCTCAAGACAATCCTGCCCGTCTCCATCCTCGTGCCCGCGGGCCTCTTCGTGATGTTCGAGATCTGGTTCCTGGTTCCGCTTCCCAAGGGGCCGGTGGAGACGATGTTCGGGTTCTGA
- a CDS encoding Bug family tripartite tricarboxylate transporter substrate binding protein, whose protein sequence is MKDVQRPRCARKTPFDSFAFKNTPRRTLAGGTALAGALGLLLIPNAAQAAWEPTKSVEFVVPAGTGGGADQMARMIQGIIQKNNLMGQPIVVINKSGGAGAEGFLDVKSSNRNPHKIIITLSNLFTTPLATGVPFSWKDMTPVAMLALDNFVLWVNSEAPQKSPKEFVEAAKEGGANRFKMGGTGSKQEDQIITAAIEQSAGVTFTYVPYKGGGDVAAQLVGNHINASVNNPIEAVSQWRAGALRPLCVFDKERIPLKEPVADGKSWNSIPTCKESGLDVEYTMLRGIFMGPGVTPDQIAYYVDLFKKVRETEEWKDFMAKGAFNVSFKTGDDFKTWLTAAETQHKTLMDKAGFTKQ, encoded by the coding sequence ATGAAGGACGTACAGCGCCCGCGCTGCGCGCGGAAGACCCCTTTTGACTCCTTCGCTTTTAAAAACACGCCAAGAAGAACGCTCGCCGGCGGAACGGCCCTGGCCGGCGCGCTCGGCCTTCTGCTGATCCCCAACGCGGCCCAGGCCGCCTGGGAGCCGACCAAGTCGGTCGAATTCGTCGTCCCGGCGGGAACCGGCGGCGGCGCCGACCAGATGGCGCGGATGATCCAGGGCATCATTCAGAAGAACAACCTGATGGGCCAGCCCATCGTCGTCATCAACAAGTCGGGCGGCGCCGGTGCGGAAGGCTTCCTCGACGTCAAATCGTCGAACCGCAACCCGCACAAGATCATCATCACCCTGTCCAACCTGTTCACCACGCCCCTGGCGACCGGCGTTCCCTTCTCCTGGAAGGACATGACCCCGGTGGCGATGCTGGCCCTGGACAACTTCGTCCTGTGGGTGAACAGCGAGGCCCCGCAGAAATCGCCCAAGGAGTTCGTCGAGGCCGCCAAGGAGGGCGGCGCCAACCGCTTCAAGATGGGCGGCACCGGGTCCAAGCAGGAGGACCAGATCATCACCGCCGCCATCGAGCAGTCGGCGGGCGTCACCTTCACCTACGTCCCCTACAAGGGCGGCGGCGATGTCGCGGCTCAGCTCGTCGGCAACCACATCAACGCCAGCGTCAACAACCCGATCGAGGCGGTGTCGCAATGGCGGGCCGGCGCGTTGCGGCCTCTCTGCGTCTTCGACAAGGAGCGCATCCCGCTGAAGGAGCCGGTGGCCGACGGCAAGTCGTGGAACAGCATCCCGACCTGCAAGGAATCCGGGCTGGACGTGGAATACACCATGCTGCGCGGCATCTTCATGGGGCCGGGCGTCACGCCGGACCAGATCGCCTATTACGTGGACCTCTTCAAGAAGGTCCGCGAGACGGAGGAATGGAAGGACTTCATGGCGAAGGGGGCCTTCAACGTCAGCTTCAAGACCGGCGACGACTTCAAGACCTGGCTGACCGCGGCGGAAACCCAGCACAAAACCCTGATGGACAAGGCGGGCTTCACCAAGCAATAG